The Thermobispora bispora DSM 43833 genome window below encodes:
- the gabT gene encoding 4-aminobutyrate--2-oxoglutarate transaminase, which yields MSTATTEGGPLLPQERRLVTEIPGPKSRELFARRQAAVPPGVGTILPVFVERAGGGVLVDVDGNSLIDFASGIAVTSVGNAAPRVVERVREQVGRFTHTCFMVTPYESYVAVCERLNQLTPGDHEKRSILVNSGAEAVENAIKIARHATGRQAVVVFDHAYHGRTLLTMTLTAKNVPYKHRFGPFAPEVYRAPLAYPFRWPTGPERCAEEAAAQTIDMIDKQIGAENVAAVIIEPIAGEGGFIVPARGFLPRIAEFCRENGIVFIADEVQTGFARTGHMFACEDEGIVPDIITTAKAIAGGLPLAAVTGRAELMDSVHPSGLGGTYGGNPLACEAALAVFETIEQEKLVERARHIGEVMLPRLHALKEKYRIVGDVRGRGAMTAIELVVPGTKDPLPAADVAKRCHAEGLVALTAGTYGNVLRFLPPLVIPDHLLEEGLSILEKAIAEHDKTV from the coding sequence ATGAGCACTGCCACCACTGAGGGCGGCCCGCTGCTTCCCCAGGAGCGCCGCCTCGTCACCGAGATCCCCGGTCCCAAGTCGCGGGAGCTTTTCGCCCGGCGGCAGGCGGCCGTGCCGCCCGGCGTCGGCACGATCCTCCCCGTGTTCGTGGAGCGCGCCGGCGGCGGCGTGCTGGTCGACGTCGACGGCAACTCGCTCATCGACTTCGCCTCCGGCATCGCCGTGACCAGCGTCGGGAACGCCGCGCCGCGGGTGGTCGAGCGGGTGCGGGAGCAGGTCGGCCGGTTCACCCACACCTGCTTCATGGTCACCCCGTACGAGTCGTACGTCGCGGTCTGCGAGAGGCTCAACCAGCTCACCCCCGGCGACCACGAGAAGCGCAGCATCCTGGTGAACTCCGGCGCCGAGGCGGTGGAGAACGCGATCAAGATCGCCCGGCACGCCACCGGGCGGCAGGCGGTCGTCGTCTTCGACCACGCCTACCACGGCCGGACGCTGCTGACGATGACCCTGACCGCCAAGAACGTGCCGTACAAGCACCGGTTCGGCCCGTTCGCGCCGGAGGTGTACCGGGCGCCGCTCGCCTACCCGTTCCGCTGGCCCACCGGCCCGGAGCGGTGCGCCGAGGAGGCGGCCGCGCAGACGATCGACATGATCGACAAGCAGATCGGCGCGGAGAACGTGGCCGCCGTGATCATCGAGCCGATCGCGGGTGAGGGCGGCTTCATCGTTCCTGCGCGCGGCTTCCTCCCGCGGATCGCCGAGTTCTGCCGGGAGAACGGCATCGTCTTCATCGCCGACGAGGTCCAGACGGGCTTCGCCCGGACCGGCCACATGTTCGCCTGCGAGGACGAGGGCATCGTCCCCGACATCATCACCACGGCGAAGGCCATCGCGGGTGGTCTGCCGCTCGCCGCGGTCACCGGCCGGGCCGAGCTCATGGACTCCGTCCACCCGAGCGGCCTGGGCGGCACCTACGGCGGCAACCCGCTCGCCTGCGAGGCCGCGCTCGCCGTGTTCGAGACCATCGAGCAGGAGAAGCTGGTGGAGCGCGCCCGCCACATCGGCGAGGTCATGCTCCCCCGGCTCCACGCGCTCAAGGAGAAGTACCGCATCGTCGGCGACGTCCGCGGCCGCGGCGCGATGACCGCGATCGAGCTCGTCGTGCCGGGCACCAAGGACCCGCTGCCGGCCGCCGACGTGGCGAAGCGGTGCCACGCCGAGGGCCTGGTCGCGCTCACCGCCGGCACCTACGGCAACGTGCTCCGGTTCCTGCCGCCGCTGGTCATCCCGGACCACCTGCTCGAGGAAGGGCTCTCGATCCTCGAGAAGGCCATCGCCGAGCACGACAAGACCGTTTAA
- a CDS encoding PucR family transcriptional regulator, translated as MAPTLRRVVAIAPLHLTVLAGRRHLDRPVRWVAVSELEDPTPFLEGGELVLTTGMRLSGADAGPYIDRLVARGVAGFGFGVGLTHDRVPREFIDAAEAAGLPLVEVPRETPFIAIGKAVSELLAAEQYEELSRAFAAQGRLTRAALQRDGTAAVVDRLAKEVDGWVILFDQAGAVRRAADASAPAAGRADGRCSERVERAARSLEPELARFRRAQSPASLALSTPDEHVIVHPLGRKGFLAVGSERPFTPNGHTIVNAAGSLLTLTLEQGREQRTAAARVRSAALRLLLTGETEAAGEVLAALGERLPDPPYIVLACAAGDEKAGAAELEELAEALPCFTAPWEGMLLAIAPASAADDIAAIAARHGRVGLSAEGADLPTAVDQAKRALAAASPVARFADLAGQGLLSLLDPAAAASFAAAILAPLREYGRRTDLVESLRAYLACNGHWDAAAHRLGIHRHTLRYRMKRVSELLGRDLDDPGARAELWIALNV; from the coding sequence GTGGCGCCCACGCTACGCCGGGTGGTGGCGATCGCACCGCTCCACCTGACCGTCCTCGCCGGGCGGCGGCACCTCGACCGGCCGGTCCGCTGGGTCGCCGTGAGCGAGCTGGAGGACCCCACCCCCTTCCTGGAGGGCGGCGAGCTCGTCCTCACCACCGGGATGCGCCTGTCCGGCGCGGACGCCGGGCCGTACATCGACCGGCTCGTCGCCCGTGGCGTGGCCGGGTTCGGGTTCGGCGTGGGCCTCACCCACGACCGGGTGCCCCGGGAGTTCATCGACGCGGCCGAGGCGGCCGGGCTGCCCCTCGTCGAGGTGCCGCGGGAGACCCCGTTCATCGCGATCGGCAAGGCGGTCAGCGAGCTGCTCGCCGCCGAGCAGTACGAGGAGCTCAGCCGGGCCTTCGCGGCGCAGGGCCGGCTCACCCGGGCGGCCCTGCAGCGGGACGGCACCGCGGCCGTCGTGGACCGGCTCGCCAAGGAGGTCGACGGCTGGGTGATCCTGTTCGACCAGGCCGGCGCGGTACGGCGCGCGGCCGACGCCTCGGCGCCCGCGGCCGGGAGGGCGGACGGCCGGTGCAGTGAGCGCGTCGAGCGCGCCGCCCGGTCGCTCGAGCCGGAGCTCGCCCGGTTCCGCCGGGCCCAGTCACCCGCGAGCCTCGCGCTCTCCACCCCCGACGAGCACGTCATCGTCCATCCGCTCGGCCGGAAGGGGTTCCTCGCCGTCGGCTCGGAGCGGCCCTTCACCCCGAACGGGCACACGATCGTCAACGCCGCCGGGTCCCTGCTCACCCTCACCCTGGAGCAGGGGCGCGAGCAGCGGACCGCGGCCGCCCGGGTCCGGTCCGCGGCGCTCCGGCTGCTGCTCACCGGGGAGACCGAGGCGGCCGGGGAGGTGCTCGCCGCGCTGGGGGAGCGGCTCCCGGACCCGCCGTACATCGTGCTCGCCTGCGCCGCGGGGGACGAGAAGGCCGGGGCGGCGGAGCTGGAGGAGCTCGCCGAGGCCCTGCCCTGCTTCACCGCGCCGTGGGAGGGGATGCTCCTGGCCATCGCGCCGGCTTCCGCGGCCGACGACATCGCCGCGATCGCGGCCCGGCACGGCCGGGTCGGGCTCAGCGCCGAGGGGGCCGACCTGCCCACCGCCGTCGACCAGGCGAAACGGGCGCTCGCCGCCGCCTCGCCGGTGGCGCGGTTCGCCGATCTGGCCGGGCAGGGGCTGCTCTCCCTGCTCGATCCGGCGGCCGCCGCCTCGTTCGCCGCCGCCATCCTCGCCCCCTTGCGGGAGTACGGCCGCCGCACCGACCTGGTGGAGTCGCTCCGCGCCTACCTGGCGTGCAACGGGCACTGGGACGCGGCCGCCCACCGGCTCGGGATCCACCGGCACACGCTGCGGTACCGGATGAAGCGGGTGAGCGAGCTGCTCGGCCGCGACCTGGACGACCCCGGGGCCCGGGCCGAGCTGTGGATCGCGCTGAACGTGTGA
- a CDS encoding TetR/AcrR family transcriptional regulator, with protein sequence MGSPTPLGLQGAYTRGHRNTYDEFRTRLMDVATRLLTEAGPESLTVRRIAAEAGCSTQVIYTMFGSKEGLAEALYLEGFEHIRRRLEALPKRGDPLERLTALAAAYREAALAEPGYYSLMFERAIPGFTPSERARTLARAALNIADRIIADCIAAGYLTPTQPRKIADALWAAAQGALSLERAGHLPDGKTYETVTTAVIRHFMVKERD encoded by the coding sequence ATGGGTTCGCCGACGCCGCTCGGACTGCAGGGCGCCTACACGCGCGGCCATCGGAACACCTACGACGAATTCCGTACCCGCCTCATGGACGTCGCCACCCGGCTGCTCACCGAGGCGGGGCCGGAGAGCCTGACCGTGCGCCGGATCGCCGCCGAGGCCGGCTGCTCGACCCAGGTCATCTACACGATGTTCGGCAGCAAGGAGGGCCTCGCCGAGGCCCTTTACCTTGAGGGGTTCGAGCACATCCGCCGCCGCCTCGAAGCCCTGCCGAAGCGGGGCGACCCGCTGGAGCGGCTCACCGCCCTCGCCGCCGCGTACCGGGAGGCCGCCCTCGCCGAGCCCGGCTACTACAGCCTGATGTTCGAGCGGGCCATCCCCGGGTTCACGCCGAGCGAGCGGGCCCGCACCCTCGCCCGGGCCGCGCTCAACATCGCCGACCGGATCATCGCGGACTGCATCGCGGCCGGCTACCTGACGCCCACCCAGCCGCGGAAGATCGCCGACGCGTTATGGGCGGCGGCGCAGGGCGCGCTCAGTCTGGAACGTGCCGGGCACCTGCCGGACGGCAAGACCTATGAGACCGTGACCACCGCGGTGATCCGCCACTTCATGGTGAAGGAGCGGGACTGA
- a CDS encoding aldehyde dehydrogenase family protein, whose amino-acid sequence MDASPTPEPRPFWLAGRPATGSAQQTVTNPYDGRVVGVHSVPTPEQVEQAVAAAHAVRHKAAALPIHVRAEALAHVARRLAERAEEFARLISAENGKPIFWARGEVNRAISTTRFAAEEARRFSGEVMRLDTDPAAQGRLAYITRVPHGPVLAITPFNFPLNLVVHKVAPAIAVGAPVIVKPAPATPLSALALGEILAETDLPEGIFSVLPVPNEQAGQLVDDPRLPVISFTGSGPVGYSIMDRVPRKHVTLELGGNAAAVVLADADLDWAAQRIALFSNYQAGQSCIAVQRVIVEEPVADVFTEKLIAAVEALVTGDPADERTQVGPLISEAAAERVEQWVKEAVAAGARVLTGGTREGTTFAPTVLTDVPRDAKVACEEVFGPVMIVQRVASVDEAFAAVNDSKYGLQAGVFTRNLDIAFRANRELEVGGVVIGDVPSYRADQMPYGGVKQSGVGREGLRSAMHDLTYEKVMILTGLTL is encoded by the coding sequence ATGGACGCCAGCCCCACACCTGAACCTCGTCCCTTCTGGCTCGCCGGCCGTCCCGCGACCGGGAGCGCCCAGCAGACCGTGACCAACCCGTACGACGGCCGCGTCGTGGGGGTGCACTCGGTTCCGACGCCGGAGCAGGTCGAGCAGGCCGTGGCCGCGGCCCACGCCGTACGCCACAAGGCGGCGGCGCTGCCGATCCACGTGCGCGCCGAGGCGCTCGCCCACGTCGCCCGCCGGCTGGCGGAGCGCGCCGAGGAGTTCGCCCGGCTGATCAGTGCCGAGAACGGAAAGCCTATCTTCTGGGCGCGTGGTGAGGTCAACCGCGCGATCTCCACGACCCGCTTCGCCGCGGAGGAGGCGCGCCGGTTCAGCGGCGAGGTGATGCGGCTCGACACCGACCCGGCCGCGCAGGGGCGGCTCGCCTACATCACCCGGGTGCCGCACGGGCCGGTGCTGGCGATCACGCCGTTCAACTTCCCGCTCAACCTGGTCGTGCACAAGGTCGCCCCGGCGATCGCCGTCGGCGCCCCGGTCATCGTGAAGCCCGCCCCGGCCACCCCGCTCTCCGCGCTCGCGCTCGGGGAGATCCTCGCGGAGACCGACCTGCCCGAGGGGATCTTCTCCGTCCTCCCGGTCCCGAACGAGCAGGCCGGGCAGCTCGTCGACGACCCGCGGCTTCCGGTGATCTCCTTCACCGGCTCCGGCCCGGTCGGCTACTCGATCATGGACCGGGTGCCGCGCAAGCACGTCACCCTCGAGCTCGGCGGCAACGCGGCCGCGGTGGTGCTCGCCGACGCCGACCTCGACTGGGCGGCCCAGCGGATCGCCCTGTTCTCCAACTACCAGGCCGGCCAGAGCTGCATCGCCGTGCAGCGGGTGATCGTCGAGGAGCCGGTCGCCGACGTCTTCACCGAGAAGCTCATCGCCGCGGTCGAGGCGCTGGTCACCGGTGACCCGGCCGACGAGCGGACCCAGGTCGGCCCGCTGATCAGCGAGGCCGCGGCGGAGCGGGTGGAGCAGTGGGTGAAGGAGGCCGTCGCCGCCGGGGCCCGCGTGCTCACCGGGGGCACCCGCGAGGGGACGACCTTCGCGCCCACCGTGCTCACCGACGTGCCGCGGGACGCGAAGGTGGCCTGCGAGGAGGTGTTCGGCCCGGTCATGATCGTGCAGCGGGTCGCCTCCGTCGACGAGGCCTTCGCCGCGGTGAACGACTCCAAGTACGGCCTGCAGGCCGGCGTGTTCACCCGCAACCTCGACATCGCGTTCCGGGCGAACCGGGAGCTGGAGGTCGGCGGGGTCGTCATCGGCGACGTGCCGTCCTACCGCGCCGACCAGATGCCGTACGGCGGGGTCAAGCAGTCCGGTGTCGGCCGCGAGGGCCTGCGCTCCGCGATGCACGACCTGACCTACGAGAAGGTCATGATCCTCACCGGCCTCACGCTCTGA
- a CDS encoding trypsin-like serine peptidase: MSLPLLIAAALAAGAVAGPHAELLPVADAVEHLAAPIAGAHWTPERMERAIPIDLPGAGETADRVRSLAATVLPPAAARRLPLARERRAAVRSTTSGSVWEAGGLVRKTTGRVFLTMNGVDFACSASAVRSANRSVVVTAGHCVKNGTGAWAENWVFVPGYQPGRRPYGTYTARRMFVPRQWARDGNDDYDVGMVVVNDGPGGRRLGDVVGGQEIGFNARRGQQTYGFGFPADPPYSGERLLYCAGVPHDDPHGQTRGQGLRCELTAGASGGPWLTSFDPATGRGVLTSVSSFKYSTDHRTMYGPYFGPAIKNLFLKAERA; this comes from the coding sequence ATGAGCCTCCCCCTGCTGATCGCCGCAGCGCTCGCCGCCGGGGCCGTCGCCGGGCCGCACGCCGAGCTCCTCCCGGTGGCCGACGCCGTCGAACACCTCGCCGCCCCCATCGCCGGCGCGCACTGGACGCCGGAGCGGATGGAGCGGGCGATCCCGATCGACCTGCCCGGCGCCGGCGAGACCGCCGACCGGGTGCGCTCGCTCGCCGCCACCGTCCTGCCCCCGGCGGCGGCCCGCCGCCTCCCGCTCGCCAGGGAGCGGCGCGCCGCCGTACGGTCGACCACGAGCGGGTCCGTGTGGGAGGCGGGCGGGCTGGTGCGGAAGACCACCGGACGCGTCTTCCTCACCATGAACGGCGTCGACTTCGCCTGCTCGGCGAGCGCCGTGCGCAGCGCGAACCGGTCCGTGGTGGTCACCGCCGGCCACTGCGTCAAGAACGGAACCGGCGCCTGGGCGGAGAACTGGGTCTTCGTCCCCGGGTACCAGCCCGGCCGGCGCCCGTACGGCACCTACACGGCGCGGCGCATGTTCGTGCCCCGGCAGTGGGCCCGCGACGGGAACGACGACTACGACGTCGGCATGGTCGTGGTGAACGACGGCCCGGGCGGCCGTCGTCTCGGGGATGTGGTCGGCGGGCAGGAGATCGGCTTCAACGCCCGGCGCGGGCAGCAGACCTACGGCTTCGGCTTCCCCGCCGATCCGCCGTACAGCGGCGAGCGGCTGCTCTACTGCGCGGGCGTGCCCCACGACGACCCGCACGGCCAGACCCGCGGCCAGGGGCTGCGGTGCGAGCTCACCGCCGGGGCGAGCGGCGGGCCGTGGCTGACCTCGTTCGATCCGGCGACCGGGCGCGGGGTGCTCACCTCGGTGAGCAGCTTCAAGTACAGCACCGACCACCGCACGATGTACGGCCCGTACTTCGGCCCGGCGATCAAGAACCTGTTCCTGAAGGCCGAGCGCGCCTGA
- the dxr gene encoding 1-deoxy-D-xylulose-5-phosphate reductoisomerase: MSETSPPAESRAEPRSIVVLGSTGSIGTQALDVIARAPDRFRVVALAAGGGRVELLARQAAEFGVAAVAVADPGAVPALREALAARGARPKILAGMEGVAELAAHPCDVVLNGITGALGLTSTIAALEAGRTLALANKESLIIGGPLVKRLAGPGRLIPVDSEHSALAQCLWAAGPSGADPRAVRRLVITASGGPFRGRTRAELEDVTPEMALNHPTWNMGPVITVNSATLVNKGLEVIEAHLLFDIGFDRIEVMIHPQSVIHSMVEFVDGSTIAQASPPDMRLPISLALGFPERVPGAAPAVDWTRAHTWTFEPLDDETFPAVALARHVGELGGTAPAVYNAANEVCVEAFLKGRLPFLGIVDTVGKVVAEHTVGPADSVEEVLAADAWARERAAELAG; the protein is encoded by the coding sequence CTGTCCGAAACCAGCCCGCCGGCGGAGTCCCGCGCCGAGCCCCGCTCGATCGTCGTGCTGGGATCGACCGGCTCCATCGGCACCCAGGCCCTCGACGTCATCGCACGCGCCCCCGACCGGTTCCGCGTGGTCGCGCTCGCCGCTGGCGGCGGGCGGGTCGAGCTGCTGGCGCGCCAGGCCGCCGAGTTCGGGGTGGCCGCGGTCGCCGTCGCGGACCCGGGGGCGGTCCCGGCGCTGCGGGAGGCGCTCGCCGCGCGGGGCGCGCGGCCGAAGATCCTCGCCGGCATGGAGGGCGTCGCCGAGCTCGCCGCCCACCCGTGCGACGTCGTGCTCAACGGCATCACCGGCGCGCTCGGGCTCACCTCCACGATCGCCGCGCTCGAGGCCGGGCGGACGCTGGCGCTCGCGAACAAGGAGTCCTTGATCATCGGCGGCCCGCTGGTGAAGCGCCTCGCCGGGCCGGGACGGCTGATCCCCGTCGACTCGGAGCACTCCGCGCTCGCCCAGTGCCTCTGGGCGGCCGGGCCCTCGGGCGCGGACCCGCGCGCCGTGCGCCGGCTGGTGATCACGGCGAGCGGCGGGCCGTTCCGGGGGAGGACCAGGGCCGAGCTCGAGGACGTGACGCCGGAGATGGCGCTCAATCACCCGACGTGGAACATGGGCCCGGTGATCACCGTCAACTCGGCCACCCTGGTCAACAAGGGCCTCGAGGTGATCGAGGCGCACCTGCTCTTCGACATCGGCTTCGACCGCATCGAGGTGATGATCCACCCGCAGTCGGTGATCCACTCGATGGTCGAGTTCGTCGACGGCTCCACCATCGCCCAGGCGAGCCCGCCGGACATGCGGCTGCCGATCTCCCTCGCCCTGGGCTTCCCCGAGCGCGTCCCCGGCGCGGCGCCGGCCGTCGACTGGACCCGGGCGCACACCTGGACGTTCGAGCCGCTCGACGACGAGACGTTCCCGGCCGTCGCGCTCGCCCGGCACGTCGGCGAGCTCGGCGGCACGGCCCCGGCCGTCTACAACGCGGCGAACGAGGTGTGCGTCGAGGCCTTCCTCAAGGGCAGGCTGCCGTTCCTCGGCATCGTCGACACGGTCGGCAAGGTGGTGGCCGAGCACACCGTGGGCCCGGCCGATTCGGTGGAGGAGGTGCTCGCCGCCGACGCCTGGGCGCGGGAGCGGGCGGCCGAGCTGGCCGGCTGA
- a CDS encoding lytic polysaccharide monooxygenase, producing MASVLPSSPAAAHGAMMMPGSRTYLCWKDGLTPQGNIVPNNPACAAAVAQSGTNALYNWFAVLRSDGAGRTRGYIPDGKLCSADAKVYDFSGFDLARDDWPVTHLTAGATIQIRYNMWAHHPGTFRLYVTKDSWDPNRPLSWDDLEPTPFSEVTDPPSVGSPGNEDAYYYWNAKLPENKSGRHIIYSIWQRSDSQETFYNCSDVVFDGGNGEVTGIGPGSGGPTNPPSSPPVSPPVSPPVSPPVSPPPSERQCTATYRVVNSWSGGFQGEVTVHNSGHTALSGWSVSWQPASGQSITQVWNGRLSQSNGTVTVKNESWNGNVEAHGSTTFGFIANGPSDEAPSVSCEAS from the coding sequence GTGGCCAGTGTCCTGCCGTCGTCCCCGGCGGCGGCGCACGGCGCGATGATGATGCCCGGCAGCCGCACCTACCTGTGCTGGAAGGACGGCCTCACCCCGCAGGGCAACATCGTGCCGAACAACCCCGCCTGCGCGGCCGCGGTGGCCCAGAGCGGCACCAACGCCCTGTACAACTGGTTCGCCGTGCTCCGCTCGGACGGCGCCGGGCGGACGCGCGGGTACATCCCCGACGGCAAGCTGTGCAGCGCGGACGCCAAGGTCTATGACTTCAGCGGTTTCGACCTGGCCCGGGACGACTGGCCCGTCACCCACCTGACGGCGGGCGCCACCATCCAGATCCGGTACAACATGTGGGCCCACCACCCGGGCACCTTCCGCCTGTACGTCACCAAGGACTCCTGGGACCCGAACCGCCCGCTCAGCTGGGACGACCTGGAGCCCACGCCGTTCAGCGAGGTCACCGACCCGCCGAGCGTCGGCTCGCCGGGCAACGAGGACGCCTACTACTACTGGAACGCCAAGCTGCCCGAGAACAAGTCGGGGCGGCACATCATCTACTCGATCTGGCAGCGGTCCGACAGCCAGGAGACCTTCTACAACTGCTCTGACGTCGTGTTCGACGGCGGCAACGGCGAGGTGACCGGCATCGGCCCCGGCTCCGGCGGCCCGACCAACCCGCCGAGCAGCCCGCCGGTCTCGCCGCCCGTCTCCCCGCCGGTCTCTCCGCCGGTCTCCCCGCCGCCGTCGGAGCGTCAGTGCACGGCGACCTACCGGGTCGTCAACTCCTGGAGCGGCGGCTTCCAGGGTGAGGTCACCGTCCACAACTCGGGCCACACGGCGCTGTCCGGCTGGAGCGTGAGCTGGCAGCCGGCGAGCGGCCAGTCCATCACCCAGGTCTGGAACGGCCGGCTCAGCCAGTCGAACGGCACCGTCACGGTGAAGAACGAGAGCTGGAACGGCAACGTGGAGGCGCACGGGTCCACCACGTTCGGCTTCATCGCGAACGGGCCGAGCGACGAGGCTCCGTCGGTGTCCTGCGAGGCCTCCTGA
- the ispG gene encoding flavodoxin-dependent (E)-4-hydroxy-3-methylbut-2-enyl-diphosphate synthase — MSVDLGIPTVRTKPIAKRRVSRQIMVGSVPVGGDAPISVQSMTTTVTADVNATLQQIAELTAAGCQIVRVAVPSQDDADALPEIAKRSPIPVIADIHFQPKYVFAAIDAGCAGVRVNPGNIKKFDDKVAEIAKAASDAGVPIRIGVNAGSLDPRFLKKYGKATPEALVESALWECSLFEEHGFRDIKISVKHHDPVVMIQAYRLLAERCDYPLHLGVTEAGPAFQGTIKSAVAFGALLAEGIGDTIRVSLSAPPVEEVKVGTQILEALGLRERGLEIVSCPSCGRAQVDVYTLAEQVQAGLSGLKMPLRVAVMGCVVNGPGEAREADLGVASGNGKGQIFVKGKVIKTVPESQIVETLIEEALRLAEEMGVDPESGEGTGPQVVVR, encoded by the coding sequence ATGTCTGTTGATCTCGGGATTCCCACAGTCCGGACCAAGCCGATCGCCAAGCGGCGGGTGTCCCGGCAGATCATGGTCGGCTCGGTTCCGGTCGGCGGTGACGCGCCGATATCGGTCCAGTCGATGACCACCACGGTCACGGCGGACGTCAACGCCACACTCCAGCAGATCGCCGAGCTCACCGCGGCCGGATGCCAGATCGTGCGCGTCGCCGTGCCCTCCCAGGACGACGCGGACGCGCTGCCGGAGATCGCGAAACGGTCCCCGATCCCGGTGATCGCCGACATCCACTTCCAGCCGAAGTACGTGTTCGCCGCGATCGACGCCGGCTGCGCCGGCGTGCGGGTGAACCCCGGCAACATCAAGAAGTTCGACGACAAGGTGGCCGAGATCGCGAAGGCCGCCTCGGACGCGGGGGTCCCCATCCGCATCGGCGTCAACGCCGGCTCGCTCGACCCGCGGTTCCTCAAGAAGTACGGCAAGGCCACCCCCGAGGCCCTGGTCGAGTCGGCGCTGTGGGAGTGCTCGCTCTTCGAGGAGCACGGCTTCCGGGACATCAAGATCTCGGTGAAGCACCACGACCCGGTGGTGATGATCCAGGCGTACCGGCTGCTCGCCGAGCGGTGCGACTACCCGCTGCACCTGGGCGTCACCGAGGCGGGGCCCGCCTTCCAGGGCACGATCAAGTCCGCGGTGGCGTTCGGCGCGCTGCTCGCCGAGGGGATCGGCGACACGATCCGCGTCTCGCTCTCCGCGCCGCCCGTGGAAGAGGTGAAGGTCGGCACCCAGATCCTGGAGGCGCTCGGGCTCCGGGAGCGCGGCCTGGAGATCGTCTCCTGCCCGTCGTGCGGGCGCGCCCAGGTCGACGTGTACACCCTCGCCGAGCAGGTGCAGGCGGGCCTGTCCGGCCTGAAGATGCCGCTGCGGGTCGCCGTGATGGGCTGCGTGGTGAACGGGCCGGGCGAGGCGCGCGAGGCCGACCTCGGCGTGGCCTCCGGCAACGGCAAGGGCCAGATCTTCGTCAAGGGCAAGGTCATCAAGACCGTGCCGGAGTCGCAGATCGTCGAGACGCTGATCGAGGAGGCGCTCCGCCTCGCCGAGGAGATGGGCGTGGACCCGGAGAGCGGCGAGGGCACCGGCCCGCAGGTGGTCGTCCGCTAG